The following coding sequences lie in one Streptomyces venezuelae genomic window:
- a CDS encoding methylated-DNA--[protein]-cysteine S-methyltransferase — protein sequence MNATAQDRRTAAVWTVVDSDIGPLLLAATGEGLVTVGFHATEAVREKTLDRLGSRLGAEPVLAPDSPLLAEAIRRLGEYFAGERHDFELPLDWSLVTGFNRQVLRELATGVPYGAVVGYGDLARRVGSPGAAQAVGLAMGANPLPVVVPCHRVVESDGGIGGFGGGLETKRQLLALEGVLPQPLF from the coding sequence ATGAACGCCACTGCGCAGGACCGGCGTACGGCCGCCGTGTGGACCGTCGTCGACAGCGACATCGGACCGCTGCTGCTCGCCGCGACCGGCGAGGGACTGGTCACCGTGGGTTTCCACGCCACGGAGGCCGTGCGCGAGAAGACCCTGGACCGGCTCGGCTCCCGCCTGGGCGCCGAGCCGGTCCTCGCGCCGGACTCACCGCTGCTCGCCGAGGCGATACGCCGGCTCGGGGAGTACTTCGCGGGCGAGCGGCACGACTTCGAGCTGCCGCTCGACTGGTCCCTGGTCACGGGCTTCAACCGGCAGGTGCTGCGCGAACTCGCGACCGGCGTGCCGTACGGCGCGGTGGTGGGCTATGGGGACCTCGCCCGCCGCGTCGGCAGTCCGGGCGCGGCCCAGGCCGTGGGACTCGCCATGGGCGCCAATCCGCTGCCGGTCGTGGTGCCGTGCCACCGTGTGGTGGAGAGCGACGGCGGGATCGGGGGTTTCGGGGGCGGTCTGGAGACCAAACGGCAGCTGCTCGCCCTGGAAGGGGTGCTTCCCCAGCCACTGTTCTGA
- a CDS encoding MFS transporter: protein MTSTVDAPDIPGPEALAALRRRTNAVLIASQILGGLGVPIGIALAPMLAADVSGTEALSGLAPTASVAGTAVLSLPLAALMNARGRRAGLVLAYVIGALGAGLVVLASVAESFPLLLLGMAAYGAGSLATLQARFAAADLVEPDRRGRAISHVIWATTVGSVLGPNISAPASRVFTDTSIPEEAGPFLFAAGIFAAAAVMVAVLLRPDPLLTARALAPQESGTAQSRSLKAGIAAVAASPMARLALVTVAASHTVMVSIMVMTPVDLGHHGASLQLVGLVISGHIAGMYAFSPVMGWLADRFGRLSVIGLAVGLLCCAALLAGTAGPSHGQTAAGLFLLGLGWSAGLVSGSALLTDSVPPPARAAVQGLSDLTMNAAAGIGGAAAGLIVARAGYGWLNLIGVCVLLPMAALAVRRALKKA from the coding sequence GTGACTTCGACCGTCGACGCCCCTGACATACCCGGCCCGGAGGCGCTCGCCGCCCTGCGGCGCCGCACGAACGCGGTACTGATCGCCAGTCAGATCCTGGGAGGTCTGGGGGTGCCGATCGGCATCGCCCTGGCCCCGATGCTGGCCGCCGACGTGAGCGGGACGGAGGCGCTGTCCGGCCTCGCGCCGACGGCCTCCGTTGCGGGCACGGCCGTCCTCTCGCTGCCGCTCGCCGCACTGATGAACGCGCGCGGACGCCGCGCAGGACTCGTCCTCGCCTATGTGATCGGCGCGCTGGGCGCGGGACTCGTCGTGCTCGCCTCGGTCGCCGAGAGCTTCCCGCTGCTGCTGCTCGGCATGGCGGCCTACGGCGCGGGCTCGCTGGCGACGCTGCAGGCACGGTTCGCCGCGGCCGACCTCGTGGAGCCCGACCGGCGCGGGCGGGCCATCTCGCACGTCATCTGGGCCACGACGGTCGGCTCCGTCCTCGGGCCGAACATCTCCGCGCCCGCGAGCCGGGTCTTCACCGACACCTCGATCCCCGAGGAGGCGGGACCCTTCCTCTTCGCCGCCGGGATCTTCGCGGCAGCCGCCGTAATGGTGGCGGTGCTGCTGCGCCCCGATCCGCTGCTCACGGCCCGCGCGCTGGCGCCCCAGGAGAGCGGGACCGCGCAGAGCCGCTCGCTGAAGGCCGGCATCGCCGCGGTGGCCGCATCGCCGATGGCACGTCTCGCCCTCGTCACGGTGGCCGCCTCGCACACCGTGATGGTCTCGATCATGGTGATGACCCCGGTCGACCTGGGGCACCACGGGGCGAGCCTGCAGCTGGTCGGCCTGGTCATCAGCGGCCACATCGCGGGCATGTACGCGTTCTCGCCGGTGATGGGGTGGCTCGCCGACCGGTTCGGCAGGCTCTCCGTGATCGGACTCGCGGTGGGGCTGCTGTGCTGCGCCGCGCTGCTCGCCGGCACGGCGGGGCCCAGCCACGGCCAGACCGCCGCCGGGCTCTTCCTGCTGGGCCTCGGCTGGTCCGCGGGCCTGGTCTCCGGCTCGGCGCTGCTCACCGACTCGGTGCCGCCGCCCGCGCGGGCGGCCGTGCAGGGGCTCTCGGACCTGACGATGAACGCGGCGGCGGGCATCGGCGGCGCCGCCGCGGGTCTGATCGTCGCGCGCGCCGGTTACGGCTGGCTCAACCTGATCGGCGTCTGCGTGCTGCTGCCGATGGCCGCGCTCGCCGTGCGGCGGGCTCTCAAGAAGGCGTGA